One genomic region from Burkholderia latens encodes:
- the speG gene encoding spermidine N1-acetyltransferase, translated as MQLQNDTHTLALRPLERQDLRFVHELNNDAKIMRYWFEEPYETFSELSQLYDRHVHDQRERRFVAVDAQDQLVGLVELIELDYIHRRGEFQIIIAPQCQGRGYAGQATRLAIEYAFKVLNMRKLYLIVDTSNAAAIHVYEKCGFQHEAELKEEFFGNGAYHNAYRMCIFQRDYFKRAESA; from the coding sequence ATGCAACTCCAGAACGATACGCATACGCTTGCATTGCGGCCGCTGGAGCGCCAGGACCTGCGCTTCGTCCACGAGTTGAACAACGACGCAAAAATCATGCGCTACTGGTTCGAGGAGCCGTACGAAACCTTCTCCGAGCTGTCGCAACTGTATGACCGGCACGTGCATGACCAGCGCGAGCGCCGCTTCGTCGCGGTCGATGCGCAGGACCAACTCGTCGGTCTCGTCGAACTGATCGAGCTCGACTACATCCACCGCCGCGGCGAATTCCAGATCATCATCGCGCCGCAATGCCAGGGGCGCGGCTACGCGGGTCAGGCGACGCGTCTCGCGATCGAATACGCGTTCAAGGTCCTGAACATGCGCAAGCTGTATCTGATCGTCGATACGTCGAATGCGGCAGCGATCCACGTGTACGAGAAATGCGGATTCCAGCACGAGGCCGAATTGAAGGAAGAATTTTTCGGAAACGGCGCGTATCACAACGCTTATCGGATGTGCATCTTCCAGCGCGATTATTTCAAGCGCGCAGAATCCGCTTGA
- a CDS encoding DUF2795 domain-containing protein, with the protein MNDKPILPAHDVPGEAIDLQIADVLAAVRYPANKDAIVDAARDAGASNEVLSMLDGLPEQDYADVDAVTRWVAGNFGPGLSI; encoded by the coding sequence GTGAACGACAAACCTATCCTCCCTGCCCACGATGTCCCCGGCGAAGCGATCGACCTGCAGATCGCCGACGTGCTTGCTGCGGTCCGCTATCCGGCGAACAAGGATGCGATCGTCGACGCCGCGCGCGACGCCGGCGCGAGCAACGAAGTGCTGTCGATGCTCGACGGCCTGCCGGAACAGGACTACGCGGACGTCGACGCCGTCACGCGCTGGGTTGCCGGCAACTTCGGTCCTGGTCTGAGCATTTGA
- a CDS encoding sensor domain-containing diguanylate cyclase yields the protein MEGILIQHTTRRQLWFGALTALVIVLALGIAVPHANVALPAVEPFMPMCALTVFTTASIAAFFLGAQFTVTRQPVLGALGGAYAFTALAVALQLLTFPGVFAPHGLLGARPQSAAWMWVFWHAGFPCFVMAALFARERLTRAPASAAQTRWWAIVLVGGPAAAAALLCVFALNVALPPAFHPPADAAMLPVNGIALVVWILNALALAAVLAAGRLRTTLDLWLAIAVLACLTDTTLNVLTTNRFTVGWYLARVFSMFTPGVLVCVLAWEVTKLYRQLFDAHAMLVRSSARDGLTGAFNRSHFNDHFHTLFLQARRQGEPLSLLMVDVDHFKAYNDAFGHVKGDACLIAVASALAGAVRRPADIVARYGGEEFAIVLPNTGARGARVVAEEVRDAVLRLDLAMPSSPAARVSVSVGCATVSADELSTPDALIEAADAALYRAKGAGRNCIVAA from the coding sequence ATGGAAGGCATCCTGATCCAGCACACGACGCGCCGTCAGCTGTGGTTCGGCGCGCTGACGGCGCTCGTCATCGTGCTCGCCCTCGGCATCGCCGTGCCGCACGCGAACGTGGCGCTGCCGGCCGTCGAACCGTTCATGCCGATGTGCGCGCTGACCGTGTTCACCACCGCGAGCATCGCGGCGTTCTTCCTCGGCGCGCAGTTCACCGTCACGCGCCAGCCCGTGCTTGGTGCACTCGGCGGCGCCTATGCGTTCACGGCGCTCGCCGTGGCGCTGCAGCTGCTCACCTTTCCCGGCGTGTTCGCGCCGCACGGCCTGCTTGGCGCGCGGCCGCAGAGCGCCGCGTGGATGTGGGTGTTCTGGCATGCCGGCTTTCCGTGCTTCGTGATGGCCGCGCTGTTCGCGCGCGAACGGCTCACGCGGGCACCCGCCAGTGCTGCGCAAACGCGCTGGTGGGCGATCGTGCTGGTCGGCGGCCCAGCTGCCGCGGCGGCGCTGCTGTGCGTGTTTGCGCTGAACGTTGCGTTGCCACCCGCGTTCCATCCGCCGGCCGATGCGGCCATGCTGCCCGTCAACGGGATTGCGCTCGTCGTGTGGATTCTCAATGCGCTCGCGCTGGCGGCGGTGCTGGCCGCGGGCCGGCTGCGCACGACGCTCGATTTGTGGCTCGCGATCGCGGTGCTTGCGTGTCTCACCGACACGACACTGAACGTGCTCACCACCAACCGCTTCACGGTCGGCTGGTATCTGGCGCGCGTGTTCAGCATGTTCACGCCGGGGGTGCTGGTGTGCGTGCTTGCGTGGGAAGTGACGAAGCTGTATCGGCAGTTGTTCGACGCGCATGCGATGCTGGTGCGTTCTTCCGCGCGCGACGGGCTGACCGGCGCGTTCAACCGTAGTCACTTCAACGATCACTTTCACACGCTGTTCCTGCAGGCGCGGCGTCAGGGCGAGCCGCTGTCGCTGCTGATGGTCGACGTCGACCACTTCAAGGCCTACAACGACGCGTTCGGTCACGTAAAGGGCGATGCGTGCCTGATCGCGGTCGCGAGTGCGCTGGCCGGTGCGGTGCGACGGCCTGCGGACATCGTCGCGCGCTATGGCGGCGAGGAGTTTGCGATCGTGCTGCCGAACACCGGCGCGCGCGGCGCGCGCGTCGTCGCCGAAGAAGTGCGCGACGCCGTGTTGCGGCTCGATCTCGCGATGCCTTCATCGCCGGCGGCCCGCGTGAGCGTCAGCGTCGGCTGCGCGACGGTGTCGGCCGATGAACTGTCGACGCCCGATGCGCTGATCGAAGCCGCCGATGCCGCGCTGTATCGCGCGAAGGGTGCGGGACGCAACTGCATCGTCGCGGCCTGA